In the Elusimicrobiota bacterium genome, GACCCGCCTTCAGCCCAGCCGGCGTCAATCCATAAGTAGTCGAACCCGTACTCGCGCATGGTTTTTGCGTAGTCTATCTGGTTTTCAACATTAGCTTTATTAGCTAAGTTGTGTAGTGCACTGGAAGAACAAGCAAGAGGTAATGTTACGGGCTTCCCGTCGGGGCCTTTAGGTGTTTTATGTTTCAACATAAACCTGCGGAAAAGGTTTTGTGCATCCACCCAGTCCGTGCCTTTCCAAAAAACAAGCAGTATCCGCGGTTGGCGTATACTTTCACCCGGGTGAAGTTTTAACTGCATAAACTGCATTCCGGTGCGAAGGTTAACAGCAGTATCAGTAGTACGATAAATATCGGTCCACCATTGCCCGGTCCAGCCAATAGAAATCATCACACCACCGGTGCCAACCTGATCAATATTAAAAAACGGTGCAGCGAACTTGTTTGACGACCGTCCGCCTAACGGTGCAAAAAACAACGGGCTCGTACTGACATGAAGTTCAATTTCATGCGGCATAAAGTCGGAATTCGCAGCGGCACTGCCGCGCATACGGTGGATAATCACGCGGGTTGAGCTTGTGATTTCGAAATTGGTATCAATTGCCTGAAACTTTTCAATAACCGGAGTATCAACCTTGCCACGGTTTATCAGAGTTGGTACCCATTCTATTGCCGGGAAGTCAGTGTATACCAAACATTCAATTTGCAGTACCAACTGAGTTTTGGGGTCAGTATATTCGTAAACAGTTTTAGTAATTCCGTCGGCTGTTTTCGCAGGTTTAATCGTACGTGTCCAGGAATGGATAAACACAGAGGACGGTTTACCGTCGTAAACAAATGATACTGGCGGGGGGGAGTTCCGGTCAAATAGTTTCTGTTGTATACTACTCATCCTACTACTATTATCTGCTTGAGAGATAGAGCCCAGCATCAACGAAGTTGACAAAAGTAAGGTTAACAAACTCAATTACCTTTCCATCTATTATACGCGATGTTTAGCAACGGTATAAATTCGGAAGTGGCTTTCAAATTACCGGCTTGGCTGGGATGGTCGTCACCCGTAGGATATTCCAAAATGTTGGCATTAGAGTCAGCATCCCCGTCGGTTTTGTGTTGTATAGCATTATTGTACCACCTGTGATGATTACCCGTAGCGAACCCTAGGTCATTTATAGAAGATGACCCGCCGTTAGTAGTTAAGACATTATAAAAATCGAATACAAAAACGTTATTGTATTGATAGTTCGCAAGCCAAGTGTTGACTAGCCAGTTATTGAACGTCCGCGCGTTTGATGAGTATGTAGCGTCGGTTAATGGGGGGGCGGTGATCACAATAAATAATTTTTCCTGGTGTGCTCTAAAGTATTCCAGAATGTCGGTATAGATACCTTTTGCATTTGAAATAGTATGGTAATCCGAACTTGAATCTTGTCCTTTTAGCAAATTATTCCCTATCGACGGTACTGCAGTTGACGCGTTTCCCTGTAATGCAGAGTTAGGAAAACATGATTTGAACATCACAACCTCGTTTTGCCCGCCGGGATTTGAAGTTAACCGCGTATACGTACAGTTTTGTCCGGTCTCTGAATACACCGCCGCCATATACGTACTGCTGTTCGTTCCGCGGAACCAGTTATACCAATGCCCGATGTCGGTACTATCGCCGATGGAAGACGGGCCCCAGCCGTAGTTTGTGTCACTGACATAATAATTATTGTTTTTCAACGCAGTACCTAACCCGCCGTTATCGTCGGCTAACCAGTTTTCACCGGTTGAGTGATGAATAAAAATTAGTTTTACTGTAGCTGTCGGTACGGTGATATTATAGGACGTACTGGGTTGCGGTAATGGTACTAGGTTGAAGTTCATACGTACCTGCACGCTTGCAGGGACATACGTAGAAACTGATTGAGAATAATACCCGGTTGCTGATGCTACGACGGTATAACTTGCCTGTACAACGTTATTTATCGTATATTTTCCCTGCGGATTTGTTGTAGCAGAATAACTCGTGGTTCCCTGTAGCAATACTAATGCATTGTTAATATTTGCGCTGGTAACCGAGTTTTTGATAGTACCTGTAATACTGCCGACTGTAGGGACAGGTACAGCTGTGGTAGTAAGGTTCAAAATAAAATTATGCTGGGTTAATCCTGATATCGTAACGGTTTGGATTACCTGGTCATACCCTGTAACTGTTACTCTGGCAACAAAATTGCCAGGGGTTATGTTTGTAATGGTATATTGCCCGCTATTATTCGTTGTAGTTTGCAGTGTCGTCCCTTGAAGTAACACAGTTGCGTTATTGATACTGCTTGCGGCTGTACTTTTGACTGTACCATATAGAGTTGCTGTATTCGTTGTCCCTGTTGACGGGACGGGCTGCATTAGAAAATTCAGGGTTTTATTCGTATTCGCAATAACCGTAATATTTTGTGAGGATGTAATGTATCCCGCAGCGGTTACTTCCACTGTTTTGTTACCTAAAGGCACATTTGATAAGGTATACTGCCCGTTATGGGAAGTTAGTGTAGTCAACGCCGTGCCTGTCACTGTAACAG is a window encoding:
- a CDS encoding carboxypeptidase-like regulatory domain-containing protein translates to MNNKTNVLLTTLLIFSIFIPCTQGVGLGIANVIKEKIKVIDQEVKETYYPINNSTGTTTTTQYGTVSGLVADITDYSSIQSATVTVTGTALTTLTSHNGQYTLSNVPLGNKTVEVTAAGYITSSQNITVIANTNKTLNFLMQPVPSTGTTNTATLYGTVKSTAASSINNATVLLQGTTLQTTTNNSGQYTITNITPGNFVARVTVTGYDQVIQTVTISGLTQHNFILNLTTTAVPVPTVGSITGTIKNSVTSANINNALVLLQGTTSYSATTNPQGKYTINNVVQASYTVVASATGYYSQSVSTYVPASVQVRMNFNLVPLPQPSTSYNITVPTATVKLIFIHHSTGENWLADDNGGLGTALKNNNYYVSDTNYGWGPSSIGDSTDIGHWYNWFRGTNSSTYMAAVYSETGQNCTYTRLTSNPGGQNEVVMFKSCFPNSALQGNASTAVPSIGNNLLKGQDSSSDYHTISNAKGIYTDILEYFRAHQEKLFIVITAPPLTDATYSSNARTFNNWLVNTWLANYQYNNVFVFDFYNVLTTNGGSSSINDLGFATGNHHRWYNNAIQHKTDGDADSNANILEYPTGDDHPSQAGNLKATSEFIPLLNIAYNRWKGN